A region of the Bacteroidia bacterium genome:
TGGGCTGTGCAAAGTAAATTTGAGGTAAGCCTGTAATAACAGGATCGCATTTATCTGAATTGAGTAAAGACATTCTTCTTGGGCTGTTGTACATTACTGTGCGCATTCGAGTACGTTGATCTCGGGTAAAAATATTCATGCAAGCATCGTCAGAATAGTCCATGTAGTTTTGTACCATATCTAAGGACCCGCAGCTGGTTACGGTAGGGCATCCATAATTAGGACCTGCGGCTTCGGGAGTATCTGCACAAAAGTCATCTATACCACACCCTCCATCACCCCATATATGCCTTAAACCTAGCCAATGTCCTACCTCATGTGTTGCAGTTCTACCTTTATCGTAAGGTGGAGATAAAGTAAATCCTGTACCTTTATCAGAGGAACCAAAAAAGTTGTATCCTATGACTACTCCATCAGTAACAGCGCTTTGAGGTGCCGCAGACATACCTCCCAAGTTAGACTCAGGAAACTGTGCATAGCCTAGTAGCCCCCCACTTAATGCCATTACCCATATATTGAAGAATTCATTTGTATTCCATACAGTAGCAGGTTTTATTGTGTTTTCTATATAGGTCATTGTATAAGGGGGGGCACTAAAGCCCATACTACTACGGTTTATTCTACGAATCCCAGGTGTAGCCATAGGATTGCCCATGTTATCTCGAGTTACTAGGCAAAACTCAATTTGTACATCTGCTCCTGCGGGGTGTGTGTTGTAACCAGGGGTACCTGCCAAGCGTCTAAAGTCTTCATTCAGAACAGTTATTTGAGATTGAATCTGTGCATTACTTATATTAGACCCTGTTCCAACGGGTTCACCGTTATGAATAACGTGTACAACAGTTGGAATACGTATAACCTGGTGTGTCTTAGTTGTGGAACTCTGCTCTTCCGCTTTATATTTTTGTATCAACGGCTGAAGCCACTTCTCAAAATCCTCTAATGTTCCAAGTTGGGGATTTTGAGCTCTGCGTAAGCTGTCTGCTAACATTGTTCCACATCGCCTGTGGTGCTTAGCATACTCTTCTTGGCTATACACCTCTTCTACAAAAGAAAGCAGCCACAATAGTACTGCAAAAACGTAATACTGCTTCATATAGCTTTCTACTACTGCAATAATACAATAGAGTGCGTTAAATGTCAAATACTTTTTTCAATAGAATGACAAATTAAAGTAGTTGAAATTTTTTGAGAGCAAAAAGCATAGGGTCCCGCATTGAAATTTAAGCAGGAAGCTTGTAAAAGTAAAAGAATATGAATGGGATTTTCGTAGCCTATAAGCCTGTATAAGGTTTTCTACAAACTATCATTTATGATTCTCTGATATTCAGATTTAGTGGCTGCACCTACAAACTTATTAACTACTTTGCCCCCCTTGAAAAACAGTAGTGTGGGAATATTCCTTATGCCCATTTGTGTAGGTACTTCTGAATTCTCATCTACGTTCATTTTGCAAATAAGCACATTAGGGTTTTCTTTCGCTAACTCTTCCAGTATAGGACTTACTATACGGCATGGACCACACCACTCTGCCCAAAAATCTACAACTACTAACTTATCAGATTGAAGTACTACTGATTCAAAGTTATCGTCTGTAACTTCCACAATGTTTTGTGCCATAATTGTAACATTTGAAATGTGTTGCAAAAATAGTAAAATAAGTTCTGCAAATTCAACATATATCAACTTAAGAAGTTTAATTACGACAGAGGATAAGTTTCTAAATGAACTTTCTGCCCATCAAAAACAGCATACGTAAAAGTAGTTATCCAATCACCGAGATTGATATACAGAGATTGATTGTTTTTCAAGGTAACTAGTTTCGGAATATGCCTATGTCCGTAGATAAAATAATCAAAATGCTCTATTTCTAAAATTTGATTAGAATACTGGATAAGTACTTCTTTTTCGCCATAATCCACTTTATCTTTTTGGGCATTCGCATGTCTACTACTTGCTGATAAAAAATTAGCCAAGCTAATCCCCCAATCGGGGTGTATCATGCCAAAGCACCATTGTAATAGCCTGTTTTGAAAGCACTTCTTGATAAACTTGTATCCTTTATCGCCAGGACCTAATCCATCGCCGTGAGCAATATAAAACTTTTTTCCGCTAAACTCCCTTGTAATTGGATGATGATACACAGAAATGCTTAATTCTTTCATGAAATAATCTTTATACCACAGGTCATGGTTGCCTTTGATAATGGTTATAGGAATTCCCTTTTCGCGTATTTGGGCTAATTTACCTAATAAGTGCAGGTAGCCCTTAGGTACTACCTTCTTATATTCAAACCAAAAGTCAAAAATATCTCCCACTAAATAAAACTCCGTAGCCGAAAACATTTTTTCGTCTAACCAACGAACAAAGTGCTTTTCTCTTTGTTTGCTACTTTCATAGTTTGGTACGCCCAGATGTAAGTCAGAAGCAAAGTAAATCACTGTACAAAAATAGATAAACTTACAAGTTCAAGCCAAAAACCTTTGAATTATTGGTATTTAATACAAAACTTGGTCTATACTATGTAAAATTCCTGAATGGTAAGGAATATCAGAATTTAATATGCAGGCGTTGTTGATG
Encoded here:
- the trxA gene encoding thioredoxin yields the protein MAQNIVEVTDDNFESVVLQSDKLVVVDFWAEWCGPCRIVSPILEELAKENPNVLICKMNVDENSEVPTQMGIRNIPTLLFFKGGKVVNKFVGAATKSEYQRIINDSL
- a CDS encoding UDP-2,3-diacylglucosamine diphosphatase produces the protein MIYFASDLHLGVPNYESSKQREKHFVRWLDEKMFSATEFYLVGDIFDFWFEYKKVVPKGYLHLLGKLAQIREKGIPITIIKGNHDLWYKDYFMKELSISVYHHPITREFSGKKFYIAHGDGLGPGDKGYKFIKKCFQNRLLQWCFGMIHPDWGISLANFLSASSRHANAQKDKVDYGEKEVLIQYSNQILEIEHFDYFIYGHRHIPKLVTLKNNQSLYINLGDWITTFTYAVFDGQKVHLETYPLS